The Halosimplex litoreum genome has a window encoding:
- a CDS encoding ABC transporter ATP-binding protein has translation MADLTLNKITKVFQDGDDEIVAVDDLDLDIEDGEFVVLVGPSGCGKSTTLRMVAGLETPTDGEISIGGDPIQDKRPQERDIAMVFQSYALYPHMTVRENMSFGLEESTEMSGDEIGETVEKAAGTLDITQLLDRKPSALSGGQQQRVALGRAIVRSPAVFLMDEPLSNLDAKLRAEMRTELQQLQEDLDVTTIYVTHDQTEAMTMGDRIAILDGGELQQLGTPMECYHEPANVFVAGFLGEPSMNFFQLERDGETLTSEAFDYRLSPEAATAVDGHAEITLGVRPESVEIADEYDETDADLVPATVDVVEPHGDENAVHLRLGDADTRLTVMVDGMRYLASGQEVGVHFPEEAIHLFDSATGDALHNRQLTNVEQVEDIGTAQSA, from the coding sequence ATGGCAGACCTTACCTTGAATAAAATTACCAAGGTGTTCCAGGACGGCGACGACGAGATCGTCGCGGTAGACGATCTGGATCTCGACATCGAGGACGGCGAGTTCGTGGTGCTCGTCGGACCGTCCGGGTGTGGGAAGTCCACGACGCTGCGGATGGTGGCGGGCCTGGAGACGCCGACGGACGGGGAGATATCGATCGGTGGAGACCCGATCCAGGACAAACGTCCTCAGGAACGGGACATCGCGATGGTGTTCCAGTCCTACGCGCTGTATCCGCACATGACCGTCCGAGAGAACATGTCGTTCGGGCTCGAGGAGTCGACGGAGATGTCCGGCGACGAGATCGGAGAGACCGTCGAGAAGGCGGCGGGGACGCTGGATATCACCCAGTTGCTCGACCGGAAGCCGAGCGCGCTGTCGGGCGGGCAACAGCAGCGCGTCGCGCTCGGCCGGGCGATCGTCCGGAGTCCGGCGGTGTTCCTGATGGACGAACCCCTGTCGAATCTCGACGCCAAGCTGCGCGCGGAGATGCGTACGGAGCTCCAGCAGCTCCAGGAGGACCTCGACGTGACGACTATCTACGTGACCCACGACCAGACGGAGGCGATGACGATGGGCGACCGCATCGCCATCCTGGACGGTGGGGAACTCCAGCAGCTCGGGACCCCGATGGAGTGCTACCACGAGCCCGCGAACGTGTTCGTGGCCGGCTTCCTCGGGGAGCCGTCGATGAACTTCTTCCAACTCGAACGTGACGGCGAGACCCTGACCAGCGAGGCGTTCGACTATCGCCTCTCCCCGGAAGCGGCGACTGCGGTCGACGGCCACGCGGAGATCACCCTCGGTGTCCGGCCGGAGAGTGTCGAAATCGCCGACGAATACGACGAGACCGACGCCGATCTCGTCCCGGCGACGGTCGACGTTGTCGAGCCCCACGGCGACGAGAACGCCGTCCACCTCCGGCTCGGCGACGCCGACACCCGCCTCACCGTCATGGTCGACGGGATGCGATACCTCGCGTCCGGTCAGGAAGTCGGCGTCCACTTCCCCGAGGAAGCGATCCACCTCTTCGACTCCGCGACCGGCGACGCGCTCCACAACCGCCAGCTCACCAACGTCGAACAGGTAGAAGATATCGGGACGGCCCAATCGGCCTGA
- a CDS encoding ABC transporter substrate-binding protein, producing MSSLGVGALVAGCSGGGNGGDGGDGGDGGDGGDGGGTATMSDNAMEALHGWTGGDGAAAVGRLVEMFEERHPDVEHDIKPIGGDANENLNATVARRLANRNPPDAFASWPGKTMEQYGGRLRSMDDVWEENDYTETIHPKAREASRLNDAYRSIPLGSHRLNNLFYNVSVLEDAGVDPASITSYDAYIDALDAVQSETDAIPMTMTTRGSWAPLQYFVQVMLGTEGQEAYEAWLDGEGDRAALVRSLEKTANIIENYTNEDKSSISFPEANDKLIAGDAAFFTMGNWAYGMYRNTDGFEYEEDWGWVAWPGTDDMYVWHLDNFLFPRDGNAPRKAEVFAEFIGTKDVQVEFNNLKGSIPLRTDVDGSRLTDFLNLNVEDLNNLEKFPPTLAHGLAATADELSACKDAIASNFMGPYEPEPTADSLMQVF from the coding sequence ATGAGTTCGCTAGGTGTCGGTGCTCTCGTCGCGGGCTGCAGCGGTGGTGGTAACGGTGGCGACGGTGGCGACGGCGGTGACGGCGGTGACGGTGGCGACGGCGGAGGCACCGCCACGATGTCGGACAACGCCATGGAGGCGCTCCACGGCTGGACCGGCGGCGACGGCGCCGCCGCCGTCGGCAGGCTCGTCGAAATGTTCGAGGAGCGACACCCCGACGTCGAACACGACATCAAACCCATCGGTGGCGACGCGAACGAGAACCTCAACGCGACGGTCGCACGGCGCCTCGCCAACCGCAACCCCCCGGACGCGTTCGCGTCCTGGCCCGGCAAGACCATGGAGCAGTACGGCGGGCGACTGCGGAGCATGGACGACGTGTGGGAGGAGAACGACTACACCGAGACGATACACCCGAAGGCGCGGGAGGCGAGCCGGCTCAACGACGCGTACCGCTCGATCCCGCTCGGTTCACATCGACTGAACAACCTCTTCTACAACGTGAGCGTCCTCGAAGACGCGGGGGTCGACCCCGCGTCGATCACCTCCTACGACGCGTATATCGACGCGCTCGACGCCGTCCAGAGCGAGACGGACGCGATCCCGATGACGATGACTACGCGCGGGTCGTGGGCGCCGCTGCAGTACTTCGTCCAGGTCATGCTCGGCACCGAAGGGCAGGAGGCCTACGAAGCGTGGCTCGACGGCGAGGGCGACCGCGCGGCGCTCGTCCGCTCGCTGGAGAAGACGGCGAACATCATCGAGAACTACACGAACGAGGACAAGTCCTCGATCAGCTTCCCCGAGGCCAACGACAAGCTCATCGCGGGCGACGCCGCGTTCTTCACGATGGGCAACTGGGCCTACGGGATGTACCGTAACACCGACGGCTTCGAGTACGAAGAAGACTGGGGCTGGGTCGCCTGGCCGGGCACCGACGACATGTACGTCTGGCACCTCGACAACTTCCTGTTCCCCCGGGACGGCAACGCGCCGCGGAAGGCCGAGGTGTTCGCCGAGTTCATCGGCACCAAGGACGTGCAGGTCGAGTTCAACAACCTCAAGGGATCGATCCCGCTGCGCACCGACGTCGACGGTAGCCGATTGACCGACTTCCTCAACCTCAACGTCGAGGACCTGAACAACTTGGAGAAGTTCCCCCCGACGCTCGCCCACGGGCTTGCGGCCACCGCCGACGAACTCAGCGCGTGTAAAGACGCCATCGCCTCGAACTTCATGGGCCCCTACGAGCCCGAACCCACCGCCGATAGCCTCATGCAGGTCTTCTGA
- a CDS encoding carbohydrate ABC transporter permease — MASSQDTVSGSRNVESASEADWRARLVAFSKSDFVRSFPFWFVPFSVMALGVYGGIGYNTLISLTDYEGFNQGPDFTQLDFEMYVQAMNDPWVWTTGKNTFVLLIVFTTVTMLLGLFLAIMLDRGIRFKEQIQTIYLLPMALSFVVTAQFWLWMYNVNNGLVNTLLGVVGLGPFNWIGNPDLVLGAVIFALIWQFSGYAMIVFLAGLQSLPDDQFEAAQVDGASILKTYWRVIIPQLKSSSVSAAVVLMIFALKAFTFLFSMFGQYRVPKATDILATLMVREAFKLQNWAYAAAIATILLLMALAVIAPYLHYQHKQGSL, encoded by the coding sequence ATGGCAAGCTCACAAGACACAGTGTCCGGATCCCGGAACGTGGAGAGCGCCAGCGAGGCCGACTGGCGTGCCCGGCTCGTCGCGTTCTCGAAGAGCGACTTCGTCCGTTCGTTTCCCTTCTGGTTCGTCCCCTTCTCGGTCATGGCCCTCGGCGTCTACGGCGGGATCGGCTACAACACGCTGATCTCGCTGACCGACTACGAGGGATTCAACCAGGGCCCCGACTTCACCCAGCTGGACTTCGAGATGTACGTCCAGGCGATGAACGACCCCTGGGTCTGGACCACCGGCAAGAACACGTTCGTCCTGTTGATCGTCTTCACCACGGTCACGATGCTGCTCGGGCTGTTCCTGGCGATCATGCTCGACCGTGGGATCCGGTTCAAAGAGCAGATACAGACCATCTACCTGCTGCCGATGGCGCTGTCGTTCGTGGTGACCGCCCAGTTCTGGCTCTGGATGTACAACGTCAACAACGGGCTGGTCAACACGCTGTTGGGGGTGGTCGGGCTCGGTCCGTTCAACTGGATCGGCAACCCGGATCTCGTCCTGGGCGCGGTCATCTTCGCGTTGATCTGGCAGTTCAGCGGGTACGCGATGATCGTCTTCCTCGCCGGGCTCCAGTCGCTGCCCGACGACCAGTTCGAGGCCGCACAGGTCGACGGCGCGAGCATCCTCAAGACCTACTGGCGAGTGATCATTCCCCAGCTCAAGTCCTCGTCGGTCAGCGCCGCGGTCGTGTTGATGATCTTCGCGCTGAAGGCGTTCACCTTCCTGTTCTCGATGTTCGGGCAGTACCGCGTGCCGAAGGCGACGGACATCCTCGCGACGCTGATGGTCCGCGAGGCGTTCAAACTACAGAACTGGGCGTACGCCGCCGCCATCGCCACCATCCTGCTGCTGATGGCGCTGGCCGTGATCGCCCCGTACCTCCACTATCAGCACAAGCAGGGGAGTCTCTAA
- a CDS encoding carbohydrate ABC transporter permease: protein MAKATQSQDESFADILPELDYWKIGLSLIITIFFAFFIAPIWTGLVTSLKTSQAVTFTTPFVPPGPDGFTTGNWARAYQNLATGFVNSLVMTVPSTIVSVFLGSTAAYGLTLVDWGDRAQFTVLILFLIGIFIPYQAVLVPLSDFWINIFPLVEILAPVWELSFMQREHARLLSLTITHVVYGIPLCMLLFRGYYLTLSDELVEAAKIDGASIATIYRRIVLPLSKPMIGVVFIYQFTAIWNEFLFSLTLIGSSSSPAATVTLVLSGLGADLSGIDYGLRMAGALFAALPTLIIYALFAEQFAKGLASDA, encoded by the coding sequence ATGGCCAAAGCAACCCAATCCCAGGACGAGTCGTTCGCAGACATCCTTCCGGAGCTCGACTACTGGAAGATAGGCCTGTCGCTGATCATCACGATCTTCTTCGCCTTCTTCATCGCGCCCATCTGGACGGGACTGGTCACTTCGCTGAAAACGAGCCAGGCCGTCACGTTCACGACACCGTTCGTACCGCCGGGGCCCGACGGGTTCACCACGGGTAACTGGGCCCGAGCGTACCAGAACCTCGCGACCGGGTTCGTCAACTCGCTGGTCATGACGGTCCCGTCGACGATCGTCTCGGTGTTTCTGGGGAGCACGGCCGCCTACGGCCTGACGCTGGTCGACTGGGGCGACCGCGCGCAGTTCACCGTGTTGATCCTGTTCCTCATCGGGATTTTCATCCCCTACCAGGCGGTGCTGGTCCCGCTGTCGGACTTCTGGATCAACATCTTCCCGCTCGTGGAGATCCTCGCCCCGGTCTGGGAGCTGTCGTTCATGCAGCGCGAGCACGCGCGACTGCTGTCGCTGACGATCACCCACGTCGTCTACGGCATCCCACTGTGCATGCTCCTGTTCCGCGGCTACTACCTGACCCTGTCCGACGAACTCGTCGAGGCGGCGAAGATCGACGGCGCGTCGATCGCCACGATCTACCGACGGATCGTGTTGCCGCTGTCGAAACCGATGATCGGCGTGGTGTTCATCTACCAGTTCACCGCCATCTGGAACGAGTTCCTGTTCAGCCTCACGCTGATCGGGAGCTCCTCCAGCCCGGCGGCGACGGTCACGCTCGTCCTCTCCGGACTGGGTGCCGACCTCTCGGGCATCGACTACGGGCTGCGCATGGCCGGCGCGCTGTTCGCCGCCCTGCCGACGCTGATCATCTACGCGCTGTTCGCCGAGCAGTTCGCCAAGGGGCTCGCGTCGGACGCCTGA
- the fba gene encoding class II fructose-bisphosphate aldolase, whose translation MPYKDGAALSSVYAAAREAGYGFFASNVTQLDILVGLLRGADRVGADAVFQVSRESAAFYGDGDPAVGLDAFGAYLERFAERTDVGVFCNVDHVRLPDQRDFLDTVVGTGVASSVMVDASDRPFEENVDLVSEAVERVRESERETLVEAELGRVAGTESGVETAAEDAFYTDPEQAVEFVERTGVDLLAISVGTQHGVASGVDLDVRPDVAQEVDDALREAGHDIPLVVHGASGLSDEQIASFLDAGVPKFNKNTRYQYEYARTAADFYHEHDDAVRPPEGAADDRGSMFSGAEWSPDKTYFHPHVVGGEVRDRLADVMADLAEVTGCAGESLYAER comes from the coding sequence ATGCCATACAAGGACGGGGCGGCTCTCTCGTCGGTGTACGCGGCGGCGCGCGAGGCTGGGTACGGCTTCTTCGCGAGCAACGTCACGCAGCTCGACATCCTCGTCGGTTTGCTCCGGGGCGCCGACCGCGTCGGGGCCGACGCGGTTTTCCAGGTGAGCCGCGAGTCCGCCGCCTTCTACGGCGACGGCGACCCGGCCGTCGGTCTCGACGCCTTCGGCGCCTACCTCGAACGCTTCGCCGAACGCACCGACGTGGGCGTGTTCTGCAACGTCGACCACGTTCGTCTGCCCGACCAGCGCGACTTCCTCGACACCGTCGTCGGGACCGGCGTCGCTTCCTCGGTGATGGTCGACGCCTCGGACAGACCGTTCGAGGAGAACGTCGACCTGGTGAGCGAGGCCGTCGAGCGGGTGCGAGAGAGCGAGCGTGAGACGCTCGTCGAGGCCGAACTCGGCCGGGTGGCCGGCACCGAGAGCGGCGTCGAGACCGCCGCGGAGGACGCCTTCTACACGGACCCCGAGCAGGCCGTCGAGTTCGTCGAGCGGACGGGTGTCGACCTGCTGGCGATCTCGGTGGGGACCCAACACGGCGTGGCGTCGGGCGTGGATCTGGACGTGCGTCCCGACGTGGCGCAGGAGGTCGACGACGCGCTCCGCGAGGCCGGTCACGATATCCCGCTGGTCGTCCACGGCGCCTCGGGCCTCTCCGACGAGCAGATCGCATCCTTCCTCGACGCGGGCGTCCCGAAGTTCAACAAGAACACCCGCTACCAGTACGAGTACGCGCGCACCGCGGCGGACTTTTACCACGAGCACGACGACGCCGTCCGCCCGCCCGAAGGCGCCGCCGACGACCGCGGGTCGATGTTCTCGGGCGCGGAGTGGTCGCCCGACAAGACGTACTTCCACCCGCACGTCGTGGGCGGCGAGGTCCGGGATCGGTTGGCCGACGTGATGGCCGACCTCGCCGAGGTGACCGGCTGCGCCGGCGAGAGCCTGTACGCCGAGCGATGA
- a CDS encoding FGGY-family carbohydrate kinase translates to MSEPLLLGVDAGLTNVKAVAFDRSGTAVAGSSTDTPGRSPAPGRDEQDHDDLWAAAVDVIDSVLAEGAVDSEAVAGVGLSGHGHGLYALDEAGDPVCGVKSTDDRGAAVLDAWAADGRLDEAADLLGWRPFGADPYCLLGWFDRERPAVAERIDTVLFCKDVLANRLTGARSTDAMDGSALVPPDGDTEAVLDALDLDEYAGAVPDVIDSTDACGTVTADATAETGLPEGVPVAAGLHDVGACALGAGVTGPGEATVILGTWGQSVVVTDGPDAGSGGLPRRYLDGWLRYRGTRAGAACLDWFVDEFGDEWRAEADERGVDPYEVYEERAASVPAGAEGVLFHPYLNGSTDHPEARGGFYGLDLDASRDRMLRAVYDGVATALALGVEDFDVAVDDLRVSGGGAQSHLWTRTFADLLDDTVRVPDGTEMGARGAAVCGGVAAGVYADVDGAVAETVGIQRRHDPDSERAERYRTVAAAFEEARDAMGPAWGTLMRLSGQRGGRE, encoded by the coding sequence ATGAGCGAACCGCTACTGCTCGGGGTCGACGCCGGGCTGACGAACGTCAAGGCGGTCGCGTTCGACCGATCTGGGACCGCGGTCGCTGGATCGTCGACCGACACCCCCGGTCGCTCCCCCGCGCCGGGCCGCGACGAGCAGGACCACGACGACCTCTGGGCGGCCGCGGTCGACGTGATCGACTCGGTACTGGCAGAGGGAGCGGTCGACTCCGAGGCAGTCGCAGGCGTCGGGCTCTCGGGGCACGGGCACGGGCTCTACGCGCTCGACGAGGCCGGCGACCCGGTCTGCGGTGTCAAGTCCACCGACGACCGCGGGGCCGCGGTGCTCGACGCCTGGGCGGCCGACGGACGGCTCGACGAGGCGGCCGACCTGTTGGGCTGGCGCCCGTTCGGCGCGGACCCGTACTGTCTACTGGGGTGGTTCGACCGCGAACGCCCGGCCGTCGCCGAGCGGATCGATACCGTCCTGTTCTGCAAGGACGTGCTGGCCAACCGGCTCACGGGCGCGCGCAGTACCGACGCGATGGACGGCTCGGCGCTCGTGCCGCCGGACGGAGACACCGAGGCCGTCTTGGACGCGCTCGACCTCGACGAGTACGCCGGCGCGGTGCCCGACGTGATCGACAGCACCGACGCCTGCGGGACGGTCACTGCCGACGCTACGGCCGAGACCGGACTTCCGGAGGGCGTGCCCGTGGCTGCCGGCCTGCACGACGTGGGTGCCTGCGCGCTCGGCGCGGGCGTGACCGGGCCCGGCGAGGCGACCGTCATTCTCGGTACCTGGGGCCAGAGCGTCGTCGTGACCGACGGGCCGGACGCGGGCTCGGGCGGGCTCCCGCGGCGCTATCTCGACGGGTGGCTCCGGTATCGCGGAACCAGGGCAGGCGCGGCTTGCCTCGACTGGTTCGTCGACGAGTTCGGCGACGAGTGGCGCGCCGAGGCCGACGAGCGTGGCGTCGACCCCTACGAGGTGTACGAGGAGCGCGCCGCGAGCGTCCCCGCCGGGGCCGAGGGGGTGCTCTTCCATCCCTATCTCAACGGCTCGACGGACCACCCGGAGGCGCGTGGCGGGTTCTACGGGCTGGACCTCGACGCGTCGCGGGACCGGATGCTCCGCGCGGTCTACGACGGCGTCGCGACGGCACTGGCGCTGGGTGTCGAGGACTTCGACGTGGCGGTCGACGACCTGCGAGTCAGCGGGGGTGGCGCGCAGAGCCACCTCTGGACCCGAACGTTCGCGGACCTGCTCGACGACACGGTTCGCGTGCCCGACGGGACCGAGATGGGCGCCCGCGGCGCGGCGGTCTGTGGCGGCGTCGCCGCGGGCGTCTACGCCGACGTGGACGGGGCGGTCGCAGAGACGGTCGGAATCCAGCGACGCCACGACCCCGACTCCGAGCGCGCAGAGCGCTACCGGACCGTGGCGGCGGCGTTCGAGGAAGCCCGCGACGCGATGGGGCCGGCCTGGGGAACACTAATGCGACTCTCGGGGCAAAGAGGAGGAAGAGAATGA
- a CDS encoding 2-hydroxyacid dehydrogenase: MSTTVLLCGDPQQPSEYMYEALGHLEDRGVEFRRMDWMGDATPTAFRDETMSMEAEGPGSFDDGDIREGVVGADVLVVHKAPVSRGLVESTESLDLVAAARGGTENVDVEACRERGVEVLHAPGRNRDAVADYAVAMLLSRFREIPFHHDALSGGEWDQVFDPERLPPDVRTTEIGVVGFGNIGRGVARRLSGFEPTVLAHDPYVDDAAIEETGAEAVGLDELLDRADAVTLHVRLSEATEGLVGEDELARMKPSAFLVNTARGGLVDEDALVEAVESGELAGAALDVFREEPIAEDHPLLDCEGVVLTPHVAGSTRDAVLGGPRIVSEDLARWLDDEAPVNTVE; the protein is encoded by the coding sequence ATGAGCACAACAGTGCTACTATGTGGCGACCCCCAACAGCCGAGCGAGTACATGTACGAGGCGCTCGGCCACCTCGAGGACCGCGGCGTCGAGTTCCGCCGGATGGACTGGATGGGCGACGCCACGCCCACCGCGTTCCGCGACGAGACGATGAGCATGGAGGCCGAGGGACCGGGCTCGTTCGACGACGGCGACATCCGTGAGGGGGTCGTCGGCGCCGACGTCCTCGTGGTCCACAAGGCGCCGGTCTCGCGGGGACTGGTCGAGTCGACGGAATCGCTGGATCTGGTCGCGGCCGCGCGCGGCGGCACGGAGAACGTGGACGTCGAGGCCTGCCGCGAGCGCGGCGTCGAAGTCCTCCACGCACCAGGTCGGAACCGCGACGCCGTCGCCGACTACGCGGTCGCCATGCTCCTCTCGCGGTTCCGCGAGATACCGTTCCACCACGACGCGCTCTCGGGCGGCGAGTGGGACCAGGTGTTCGACCCCGAGCGGTTGCCCCCAGACGTTCGGACCACGGAGATCGGCGTCGTCGGTTTCGGCAACATCGGCCGCGGCGTCGCCCGGCGGCTCTCCGGCTTCGAGCCGACGGTCCTCGCCCACGACCCCTACGTCGACGACGCGGCCATCGAAGAGACGGGCGCCGAGGCGGTCGGCCTCGACGAGCTCCTCGACCGCGCCGACGCCGTGACCCTGCACGTGCGCCTCTCCGAGGCGACCGAGGGGCTCGTCGGCGAGGACGAACTCGCCCGGATGAAGCCCTCGGCGTTCCTCGTCAACACCGCCCGCGGCGGGCTGGTCGACGAAGACGCGCTCGTCGAGGCGGTCGAGTCGGGCGAACTCGCCGGCGCCGCCCTCGACGTGTTCCGCGAGGAACCGATCGCCGAGGACCACCCGCTGCTCGACTGTGAGGGGGTCGTCCTGACGCCCCACGTCGCCGGGTCGACCCGCGACGCGGTGTTGGGCGGCCCGCGCATCGTCTCCGAGGATCTGGCCCGCTGGCTCGACGACGAGGCTCCCGTGAACACCGTCGAGTAG
- a CDS encoding Gfo/Idh/MocA family protein, with the protein MRFGIISTADIGVESVMPAIAASEHEIGAVASRDESAARALADDFGVDAAYGSYEAMFEDDSLDAVYNPLPNGLHGEWTKKAADAGLHVLCEKPFTGTAAETREVFDYCEARGVTVMEAFMYRFHPLTERAAEIVDEELGEVRAVTSAFTFRMADGAADIRLDPDLDGGSVYDVGTYAVSAARLFLGEPDRVYATTHDGRDCGVETEMAGVLEYDSGAVARVQSGFETPLTQYYRVETTDGWLRAEPTFDVDVEGETSLTYGVGGREVTERFDPTDHYRLEVEHFADCIEAGETPRIDREESVNQARVLDAVYESGATGDRVDLD; encoded by the coding sequence ATGCGATTCGGAATCATCAGTACCGCTGACATCGGGGTCGAGTCCGTCATGCCGGCGATCGCCGCGAGCGAACACGAGATCGGCGCGGTCGCCTCGCGCGACGAGTCGGCCGCCCGGGCGCTGGCCGACGACTTCGGCGTCGACGCGGCCTACGGGAGCTACGAGGCGATGTTCGAGGACGACAGCCTCGACGCCGTCTACAACCCGCTCCCGAACGGACTCCACGGCGAGTGGACGAAGAAAGCCGCCGACGCCGGCCTGCACGTCCTCTGCGAGAAGCCCTTCACCGGGACCGCCGCCGAGACACGCGAGGTCTTCGACTACTGCGAGGCCCGGGGCGTCACGGTGATGGAGGCGTTCATGTACCGTTTCCATCCGCTGACCGAACGCGCCGCCGAGATCGTCGACGAGGAACTGGGCGAGGTGCGCGCGGTCACCTCGGCCTTTACCTTCCGGATGGCCGACGGCGCCGCGGACATCCGGCTGGACCCCGATCTCGACGGCGGCTCGGTCTACGACGTGGGTACCTACGCCGTCAGCGCCGCACGGCTGTTCCTCGGCGAGCCCGACCGCGTCTACGCGACCACCCACGACGGCCGCGACTGCGGCGTCGAGACGGAGATGGCGGGCGTGCTGGAGTACGACTCGGGCGCGGTCGCCCGCGTCCAGTCGGGCTTCGAGACGCCGCTGACCCAGTACTACCGCGTCGAGACGACCGACGGCTGGCTCAGAGCCGAGCCGACCTTCGACGTCGACGTCGAGGGCGAGACCTCGCTGACCTACGGCGTCGGCGGCCGCGAGGTCACCGAACGGTTCGACCCGACCGACCACTACCGGCTGGAGGTCGAACACTTCGCCGACTGCATCGAGGCGGGTGAGACGCCACGGATCGACCGCGAAGAGAGCGTGAACCAGGCGCGCGTCCTCGACGCCGTCTACGAGAGCGGTGCGACCGGCGACCGCGTCGATCTGGACTGA
- a CDS encoding SDR family oxidoreductase, which translates to MAERPSRRTDPLDGQAALVTGASSGIGAEIARVLAEDGADVAVAARRTDELEALAEDIREEYGAGVEVVPTDVTDSDAVAALVEATVERFGRLDIAVCNAGLAVDEPVADLTDEEYGLMRGVNVDGMFYTAREAIPHLTETAGHLVFMGSMSGNHPRPANPVYAATKWWTRGFAISLQASLGEDDVAVSTVNPTEVRTEFGSESGTPSKDAFEPGEVTEAIEVADAVAYMVRQESPNSITSLDLYRRDKLSHF; encoded by the coding sequence ATGGCAGAGAGACCCAGCCGACGGACGGACCCGCTCGACGGACAGGCAGCGCTCGTCACGGGGGCGAGTTCGGGGATCGGCGCCGAGATCGCTCGCGTGCTGGCCGAGGACGGCGCGGACGTGGCGGTCGCCGCCCGTCGGACCGACGAACTCGAAGCGCTCGCCGAGGACATCCGCGAGGAATACGGCGCCGGCGTCGAGGTCGTCCCGACCGACGTGACCGACTCCGACGCGGTCGCCGCGCTCGTCGAGGCGACCGTCGAGCGGTTCGGCCGCCTCGATATCGCGGTCTGTAACGCCGGGCTCGCCGTCGACGAGCCCGTCGCCGACCTGACCGACGAGGAGTACGGACTGATGCGCGGCGTCAACGTCGACGGGATGTTCTACACCGCCCGGGAGGCGATCCCCCACCTGACCGAGACGGCGGGCCACCTCGTGTTCATGGGGAGTATGTCGGGCAACCACCCCCGGCCCGCGAACCCCGTCTACGCGGCGACGAAGTGGTGGACTCGCGGGTTCGCGATCAGCTTGCAGGCCAGCCTCGGCGAAGACGACGTGGCCGTCTCGACGGTCAACCCGACGGAGGTCCGCACGGAGTTCGGGTCCGAGAGCGGCACGCCCTCGAAGGACGCCTTCGAGCCGGGCGAGGTGACCGAAGCGATCGAGGTCGCCGACGCCGTCGCCTACATGGTCCGCCAGGAGTCGCCCAACTCGATCACCTCGCTCGACCTCTACCGCCGCGACAAACTCTCGCACTTCTGA
- a CDS encoding NAD-dependent epimerase/dehydratase family protein → MSRAVVTGGLGGAASWVVSSLARQGWDVRSIDFRRPSDPGAGPANVDFRAADLTDQGQTWELISSFDPDYVIHFAAYPNPLGHGGAHVYENNTISTYNVLSGAGSVGADVVWASSETVYGTVFAEPSFLPDYFPIDVDHPLRPEDPYGTSKVSGEEIAKMVTRRHGVKVASIRPSWINYPGNYDATTIRENFDFEKASLEEDFGITFHNAAGNFFSYVDIRDVVSLVERAMEVDFEGHEPFMAVAKENLLGVDTAEAVEATYGELPPEVDLEGDQSAIDYKNAREVLDWAPEHSWQEAEDEQVDGPSFV, encoded by the coding sequence ATGTCACGAGCAGTGGTCACTGGCGGTCTCGGCGGTGCGGCGAGTTGGGTCGTCTCGTCGCTGGCACGACAGGGCTGGGACGTGCGGAGCATCGACTTCCGGCGCCCGAGCGACCCGGGTGCCGGCCCGGCGAACGTCGACTTCCGCGCCGCGGACCTCACGGATCAGGGACAGACGTGGGAACTCATCTCCTCGTTCGACCCGGACTACGTGATCCACTTCGCCGCCTACCCGAACCCGCTGGGTCACGGCGGCGCCCACGTCTACGAGAACAACACGATCAGCACGTACAACGTCCTCTCGGGCGCGGGGAGCGTCGGCGCGGACGTCGTGTGGGCCTCCAGCGAGACGGTGTACGGCACCGTCTTCGCCGAGCCCTCCTTCCTCCCGGACTACTTCCCGATCGACGTCGACCACCCGCTGCGTCCGGAGGACCCCTACGGGACCTCCAAGGTCTCCGGCGAGGAGATCGCGAAGATGGTCACCCGGCGACACGGCGTCAAAGTCGCCTCGATCCGTCCGTCGTGGATCAACTACCCCGGCAACTACGACGCGACCACAATCCGCGAGAACTTCGACTTCGAGAAGGCGAGCCTCGAGGAGGACTTCGGGATCACCTTCCACAACGCCGCGGGGAACTTCTTCTCGTACGTCGACATCCGCGACGTGGTGTCGCTCGTCGAGCGCGCCATGGAGGTCGACTTCGAGGGCCACGAACCGTTCATGGCCGTCGCGAAGGAGAACCTGCTGGGCGTCGACACCGCCGAGGCCGTCGAGGCCACCTACGGCGAGTTGCCCCCCGAGGTCGACCTGGAGGGCGACCAGTCGGCCATCGACTACAAGAACGCCCGCGAGGTCCTCGACTGGGCGCCCGAACACTCCTGGCAGGAGGCCGAGGACGAGCAGGTCGACGGTCCGAGCTTCGTCTGA